One genomic window of Stieleria sp. JC731 includes the following:
- a CDS encoding glycosyltransferase — MNLLFISTTYPNPVNPRQGAFNQHLVKSLRDSHHVDVIAPVPWVQMVKSRNTWTANKTLPKFAGTSAGDSHPIYLYPPKLMRRYYDRFYWHSIQNCIAKASQRERPQLVLGYWLHPDGAAAIQAAKRLQVPCVLIAGGSDLNELPKNPARRKAIQSVLESVDRLIVVSDHLRRQAIALGIDPVKVHVVYRGVDKAVFKPIDRREARQSVGLDDQHIVVVWSGRLEPVKNPTMLLQAATRWHDHWGKRFKLLIAGEGSLRNELMREVARLGLKTSVQFEGMLTQTALATRFNAANLTVLTSHSEGVPNVLLESIACGLRFVATDVGGIPEIASGGIDRLVKDDDHEALAEAVIEILESDPVGERHFYPGGLSDMADRVNEVLKQLLSS; from the coding sequence GTGAATTTGCTGTTCATTTCGACAACGTATCCAAATCCGGTCAATCCAAGGCAAGGGGCGTTCAATCAACACTTGGTCAAGTCGCTGCGTGATTCACATCATGTCGATGTCATCGCGCCGGTGCCCTGGGTGCAGATGGTCAAGTCGCGAAATACGTGGACTGCAAATAAAACGTTGCCGAAGTTCGCAGGGACATCAGCAGGCGACTCACATCCGATCTATTTGTATCCACCAAAGTTGATGCGTCGGTACTATGATCGATTCTATTGGCATTCGATCCAAAACTGTATTGCGAAAGCGAGCCAGCGTGAGCGACCCCAACTGGTCCTCGGTTATTGGCTGCATCCCGATGGTGCCGCTGCGATCCAAGCGGCAAAACGCTTGCAGGTACCTTGTGTGCTGATCGCCGGAGGCAGTGATTTAAACGAGCTTCCAAAAAATCCTGCTCGTCGAAAAGCAATTCAGTCAGTCTTGGAATCTGTCGACCGGTTGATCGTTGTCAGTGATCATCTTCGTCGACAAGCGATTGCACTTGGTATCGATCCGGTGAAGGTTCACGTTGTCTATCGCGGTGTTGATAAGGCGGTTTTCAAGCCAATCGATCGACGAGAGGCACGGCAATCCGTTGGTCTCGATGATCAACACATCGTCGTGGTTTGGTCGGGACGATTGGAGCCGGTAAAAAATCCGACGATGCTGTTGCAAGCGGCAACACGTTGGCATGACCACTGGGGGAAACGCTTCAAGCTGCTGATCGCAGGTGAAGGGTCGCTCCGCAACGAATTGATGCGAGAGGTCGCTCGGCTCGGTTTAAAGACCAGTGTTCAATTTGAAGGCATGCTAACGCAAACGGCACTCGCAACGCGTTTCAACGCTGCAAACCTGACTGTATTGACCAGCCATAGTGAAGGCGTTCCAAACGTCTTGCTCGAGTCCATCGCCTGTGGATTGCGGTTTGTTGCAACCGATGTCGGTGGAATTCCGGAGATTGCGTCCGGCGGAATCGATCGTCTGGTCAAGGACGACGATCATGAAGCCTTGGCGGAAGCAGTGATCGAAATTCTTGAATCCGATCCAGTCGGCGAACGCCACTTCTACCCAGGTGGATTGTCCGATATGGCCGATCGGGTGAACGAAGTGCTAAAACAGTTGTTGTCTTCGTAG
- a CDS encoding glycosyltransferase family 2 protein, with protein MQTLLIAVYLGSVVGLIYAYVGYPVIISFLAKRWGVEPPVSLSDEDEVLPAITVLIAAHNAESYLAERLENIFASDYPADLIRVVVASDGSTDKTAQVAASCLLGDVRTIAYSQRRGKAATLIDAVNSVSTSVIVFTDATTRFSQHALREAAKHFADPSVGVVAGKVTMVDEHGRASESLYWKVENLIRRSEASLGLSMGASGAIYAIRRSLFVAPSRPTINDDLVIPMLARLTHRCRVVFEPNANAFISCTGGMRTEFLRRQRIGLGAFQCLTTLRSLLSWSNRWYTAAFASHKLMRWIGPFLLVAAAISNLLLTSVFAFQLLGGVQVACYLAACWGLKTKRRGRLAGLARAGASFVVMNAAIGYGICRWMVGADIVIWNPTERTTWSQIPAASQLIPATEKRAA; from the coding sequence GTGCAGACACTTTTGATTGCAGTTTACCTGGGCTCGGTCGTTGGACTCATTTATGCGTACGTCGGCTATCCAGTTATAATCTCCTTCCTGGCAAAACGATGGGGTGTAGAGCCCCCTGTTTCGTTGTCAGATGAGGACGAGGTTCTACCAGCGATTACCGTTTTGATTGCGGCGCACAATGCAGAGTCTTACCTGGCTGAGCGACTGGAGAATATCTTTGCGTCAGACTATCCGGCGGACTTGATCCGAGTCGTTGTCGCCTCCGATGGCAGCACTGACAAGACAGCTCAGGTTGCAGCCTCGTGCTTGCTTGGCGATGTTCGAACGATTGCCTATTCGCAACGCCGTGGAAAGGCCGCTACGCTGATCGATGCGGTGAATTCAGTCTCGACATCGGTGATCGTTTTTACCGATGCGACAACACGTTTCAGTCAACACGCATTGCGTGAAGCGGCGAAGCATTTCGCTGACCCATCAGTCGGCGTTGTCGCGGGCAAAGTCACAATGGTGGATGAACATGGGCGCGCAAGTGAGTCGCTTTATTGGAAGGTCGAGAACCTGATCCGACGAAGCGAAGCCAGTCTTGGGCTTTCGATGGGGGCCAGCGGGGCGATTTATGCGATACGCAGATCATTGTTTGTCGCCCCTTCGCGTCCAACGATCAACGATGATTTGGTGATCCCGATGTTGGCTCGGCTGACACATCGATGCCGGGTCGTCTTTGAGCCCAATGCCAACGCATTTATCTCGTGCACCGGCGGAATGCGAACAGAATTTCTGCGGCGGCAACGGATCGGCCTTGGTGCATTTCAGTGTCTGACGACACTTCGATCGCTGCTTTCGTGGAGCAATCGATGGTATACCGCTGCATTCGCTTCTCACAAATTAATGCGTTGGATCGGTCCGTTCTTGTTGGTCGCCGCGGCGATATCAAACTTGCTTTTGACATCGGTTTTCGCATTCCAGCTTCTAGGGGGCGTCCAGGTCGCTTGTTATCTTGCTGCCTGCTGGGGACTGAAAACAAAACGTCGTGGGCGTTTAGCTGGGCTTGCCCGTGCGGGGGCATCGTTCGTCGTCATGAATGCAGCGATCGGATATGGAATCTGTCGCTGGATGGTCGGAGCTGATATCGTGATCTGGAACCCGACCGAACGAACGACGTGGAGCCAGATTCCAGCCGCATCGCAGTTAATCCCGGCTACAGAGAAGCGTGCCGCCTAG
- a CDS encoding sugar transferase, whose product MTNIVSSASSPNLQFHVSHQAQTPKVCSKKGTCTTTESVITVEPSRYFERKRIFDVVFSGAIMLLAAPLMALVAVMVLVLDGRPIFYRQVRVGKRGKLFRILKFRTMRPHAEQETGAVWSCPGDPRVSRLGSWLRSSHLDELPQLINVLAGDMSLVGPRPERPEFMGALAAEEPRYTQRLLVKPGITGMAQLQLGYDETIVKIGMKVDHDLQYVESATLAMDMKLVLSTVPHVALELLSRITEKQPQPASSQRIAEASPETASNQEPMVIHPKTIVESIEYAAR is encoded by the coding sequence GTGACGAACATCGTATCCAGCGCTAGCAGCCCCAATCTGCAGTTCCATGTATCGCATCAAGCGCAGACGCCCAAGGTCTGTTCCAAGAAAGGTACGTGTACGACGACTGAATCGGTCATCACTGTAGAACCCAGCCGCTATTTCGAACGCAAACGCATCTTCGATGTCGTTTTCAGTGGAGCAATCATGCTATTGGCCGCACCGTTGATGGCACTCGTCGCTGTCATGGTGCTGGTCCTCGATGGCCGCCCGATCTTTTACCGACAAGTGCGTGTTGGCAAACGAGGCAAGCTATTCCGTATCCTGAAATTCCGCACCATGCGACCACATGCAGAACAGGAAACAGGTGCCGTTTGGAGTTGCCCTGGCGACCCTCGTGTTTCCCGACTGGGAAGTTGGCTTCGAAGTTCTCATCTGGATGAGCTTCCGCAACTAATCAATGTCTTGGCGGGCGACATGAGCCTCGTCGGACCACGCCCCGAAAGACCGGAATTCATGGGGGCGCTAGCAGCCGAAGAGCCTCGATACACGCAGCGGTTGCTGGTCAAACCGGGGATCACCGGTATGGCTCAGCTACAGTTGGGATACGACGAAACCATCGTCAAGATCGGCATGAAAGTCGACCATGACTTGCAATACGTCGAATCCGCGACGCTAGCGATGGACATGAAACTTGTACTGTCGACCGTCCCGCACGTCGCATTGGAGCTGCTTTCAAGGATCACCGAAAAACAGCCACAGCCAGCTTCCAGTCAACGTATTGCCGAAGCCAGTCCGGAGACCGCTTCTAACCAAGAGCCGATGGTAATACACCCGAAAACGATCGTCGAATCGATTGAATACGCCGCTCGCTAA
- a CDS encoding glycosyltransferase has translation MTNSTTKRMLFISYVYPPSGGGGVQRSVKFVRYLPDFGWAPTVLTATNPSVPVQDPDLLDELDPGTEVIRSRTFEPSYHAKQSLVGTGSRSGGKLGKLIKAQVRRIGMSLLQPDPQVLWNTSAKRAAQKALEKSSYQAIYATGPPFSSFLLAAQLKRRTGIPLILDFRDEWLIASRYLDNYQHTGISDWRQRRMLRRVLRAADAVLTTTMASRDELTAKVSDAGGHAKVHCIYNGYDSRDMPSSESVSADPNRIRIVYTGTLWKLTDVTPMVEALITLNQTDPKAASKIDFVIAGRITDAQQSVVDRLKTTSVGLQCHGYLPHRESLHLAQSADVLLLLLADQPGAERVVPAKLFEYLALQKPVLSICGSGEVASIVQCYSHVSRFDPRQSEMIAAWLRSRLENLEPGNAISSEPIEQFSRRSQAKTLSHIASDLSIGREVL, from the coding sequence ATGACGAATTCAACGACAAAGCGGATGCTATTTATTAGCTACGTTTACCCACCGTCAGGTGGAGGCGGGGTGCAACGTAGTGTGAAGTTTGTCCGCTACCTACCTGATTTCGGATGGGCACCGACGGTGCTGACCGCGACGAACCCATCTGTCCCGGTTCAAGATCCTGATCTGCTGGACGAACTCGATCCAGGAACCGAGGTGATCAGATCACGCACGTTCGAGCCTTCGTATCACGCGAAGCAATCTTTGGTCGGCACCGGAAGTCGATCTGGGGGCAAGCTCGGAAAGCTGATTAAAGCTCAGGTTCGTCGTATCGGTATGTCGCTGTTGCAGCCTGATCCACAGGTTTTGTGGAATACGAGTGCAAAACGTGCGGCCCAAAAAGCATTGGAGAAAAGTTCGTATCAAGCAATCTATGCGACCGGTCCGCCATTTTCTTCGTTCCTGCTTGCAGCTCAACTAAAGCGTCGAACGGGAATTCCGTTGATTTTGGATTTCCGTGACGAGTGGTTGATCGCCAGTCGCTATCTCGACAACTATCAGCACACCGGTATTTCCGATTGGAGGCAGCGTCGTATGTTGCGGCGAGTGCTGCGAGCTGCTGATGCGGTGTTGACAACGACGATGGCAAGTCGAGATGAGCTAACAGCGAAAGTCAGTGATGCTGGCGGTCACGCAAAGGTTCACTGTATCTACAACGGATATGATTCACGCGACATGCCATCGAGCGAATCGGTTTCAGCCGACCCGAACCGCATCCGTATCGTCTACACCGGAACACTTTGGAAGTTGACTGACGTCACTCCGATGGTTGAGGCGTTGATCACACTGAACCAAACGGACCCCAAAGCGGCTTCAAAGATTGATTTTGTCATAGCGGGCAGAATCACTGATGCCCAGCAGTCGGTTGTCGACCGATTGAAAACAACTTCGGTTGGGCTGCAATGCCATGGCTATCTTCCACACCGTGAAAGTTTACATCTGGCGCAGTCAGCAGACGTGTTGTTGTTGCTGCTTGCAGACCAACCGGGGGCGGAAAGGGTCGTCCCGGCAAAACTGTTTGAATATCTCGCTTTGCAGAAACCGGTCTTGTCGATTTGCGGTTCAGGCGAAGTTGCATCGATCGTTCAATGCTACAGCCACGTCTCTCGGTTCGATCCGAGGCAATCCGAAATGATCGCTGCTTGGCTGCGTTCACGTTTGGAAAACCTTGAACCTGGCAATGCCATTTCTAGCGAACCGATTGAGCAATTTTCTCGGCGATCACAAGCGAAAACGCTATCCCATATCGCTAGTGATCTTTCAATCGGCCGTGAAGTGTTGTAG
- a CDS encoding GumC family protein, whose translation MSVDRNESNLQTVELIDNESCRVTWPQYQPKASPTAINASLHRGIPEFGDLLFACRFHALLTFVVGTAIASILALVVWTLINPRYQAEALVRVRENENVIYKPQASRAENLAFFRSQAALVRSHQVLAAALEDDELLEFLHQIPEGDRIQWLDDLVKVEIQSGAEIISVFVRHDDPFLAQALCNAVTRAYLEEITHRLSTDRDVREKQLEQAAVAADLQLDKLWEDLNSVAQSVGADSAESMTIRDEMQYQSYREFAHRLQEAQLRGNQLRIQLDELQAKSQLTQPDSNQITATMLAQTPAIATARDRLSKVDLQLQQMLKIAANPNSPQIKDLADRKAALTTELAELTEQTRDQLSENLNRKSQVAIEESINKVKRELELNRSENEFLRERMTELNSVVSRSTEKTVVPLDMTRHAIDRQSRLADSLWTALQELRIEGHSQPRITLLSWSGLPTEADHSRQYKAAAVSGGLGWLLVVFLIGYVEWRDCRVRSPGDLVSRSRFPVYGTNSYAASQSKLNVGMRQREIGGGAREAAAKLFLRNNVFAGASTLMVTSCVANEARHLVSLDLVVLLGGFGKKVLLIDCDVDRAHLSHALGAATRPGMRQISAVKGRPKLESIVSKIIPTNMGQIDFLPIGSTDQNAVWIAPKSLRYVIEELQEDYDAIIVNGPSMLGTAEGALFAEEVDSSVFAVFVNYSRWNQLILCEATACQSGTPLSGSILHCGKGNSNLTLDLHRSRSVVAGETKNSATASEESIQHELEAMQAELHQLRKQQSDSPIPNQPKSIKHELAASNAPIDATSNQSNERDSHV comes from the coding sequence ATGAGCGTTGATCGTAACGAATCAAATCTGCAGACAGTGGAGCTGATCGACAACGAAAGCTGCCGAGTCACCTGGCCGCAGTACCAACCCAAGGCAAGCCCGACAGCGATCAACGCATCACTGCATCGCGGCATTCCTGAATTTGGCGACCTGCTTTTTGCTTGCCGATTTCACGCGCTGCTAACCTTTGTTGTCGGCACCGCAATTGCGTCGATCCTGGCGTTGGTGGTTTGGACGTTGATCAACCCGCGATACCAGGCAGAAGCATTGGTTCGCGTTCGTGAAAACGAAAACGTGATTTATAAGCCACAGGCTTCGCGTGCCGAAAACCTCGCGTTCTTTCGCTCGCAAGCGGCATTGGTTCGCTCACACCAAGTCCTTGCCGCTGCCCTCGAAGATGACGAACTGCTGGAGTTTTTGCATCAAATCCCCGAGGGGGATCGCATCCAGTGGCTCGACGATCTAGTCAAAGTCGAGATTCAATCGGGAGCGGAGATCATCAGCGTTTTCGTTCGCCATGACGATCCGTTTCTCGCCCAAGCGTTGTGCAATGCCGTCACACGTGCGTATTTGGAAGAAATCACGCACCGACTTTCGACCGACCGTGACGTTCGGGAAAAGCAGTTGGAACAGGCCGCCGTTGCCGCGGACTTACAGCTCGACAAGCTCTGGGAAGATCTCAACAGTGTTGCCCAGTCGGTGGGAGCTGACAGCGCTGAATCGATGACGATTCGCGATGAAATGCAGTACCAATCTTATCGGGAATTCGCCCATCGACTGCAGGAAGCACAGTTACGAGGCAATCAGCTGCGAATCCAGCTCGACGAATTGCAGGCCAAGTCACAACTGACACAGCCTGATTCAAATCAAATCACCGCAACAATGCTTGCACAAACCCCGGCGATTGCTACAGCACGTGATCGGTTGTCCAAAGTCGATTTGCAACTTCAGCAGATGTTGAAAATCGCTGCCAACCCGAACTCTCCACAGATCAAGGACTTAGCCGATCGCAAAGCAGCGTTGACGACGGAATTAGCCGAGCTGACAGAACAAACTCGCGATCAACTTTCAGAAAACCTCAATCGCAAATCGCAAGTCGCGATCGAAGAATCGATTAATAAAGTCAAACGCGAGTTGGAACTCAACCGTAGCGAGAATGAGTTCCTCCGCGAACGAATGACAGAGCTTAATTCCGTTGTATCCCGATCTACGGAGAAGACCGTTGTCCCTCTGGATATGACTCGGCACGCGATCGATCGCCAAAGTCGCTTGGCAGACAGCCTCTGGACCGCGCTGCAAGAACTGCGGATCGAAGGCCACTCGCAGCCACGTATCACGCTGCTTTCCTGGTCAGGGCTACCGACCGAGGCCGATCACTCGCGTCAGTACAAGGCCGCCGCGGTCAGTGGTGGCTTGGGTTGGTTGCTGGTGGTGTTTCTGATCGGCTATGTCGAATGGCGAGACTGCCGCGTTCGATCACCAGGTGACCTTGTTTCACGGTCGCGTTTCCCGGTCTATGGAACAAATTCGTATGCCGCGTCGCAGTCCAAACTGAATGTCGGAATGCGTCAACGAGAGATCGGTGGCGGCGCACGCGAAGCCGCTGCCAAACTGTTCTTGCGCAACAACGTATTTGCCGGTGCTTCGACCCTGATGGTGACCAGCTGCGTTGCGAACGAAGCAAGACACTTGGTTTCACTGGACTTGGTCGTCCTGCTAGGTGGCTTCGGCAAAAAGGTCTTGCTGATCGATTGCGATGTCGATCGAGCCCATCTGAGCCACGCATTGGGTGCGGCGACCCGTCCAGGCATGAGACAAATCTCCGCCGTCAAAGGACGACCGAAATTGGAATCGATCGTCTCAAAGATCATCCCGACCAACATGGGACAAATCGATTTTCTTCCGATCGGGTCAACCGATCAAAACGCAGTTTGGATCGCTCCAAAGTCACTTCGATATGTGATCGAGGAACTTCAGGAAGATTACGACGCGATCATCGTCAACGGCCCCTCGATGCTCGGAACCGCAGAAGGGGCTCTGTTTGCCGAAGAAGTTGACTCCAGCGTATTCGCCGTATTCGTCAACTATAGCCGCTGGAACCAATTGATCCTCTGCGAGGCGACAGCCTGCCAATCGGGAACACCTCTGAGCGGTTCGATTCTTCATTGCGGAAAAGGCAATAGCAATTTAACGCTTGATTTGCACCGGTCGCGTTCCGTTGTTGCGGGCGAAACGAAGAACTCTGCAACAGCCAGCGAAGAAAGCATCCAACATGAGCTGGAAGCGATGCAGGCGGAACTTCACCAGCTTCGCAAACAGCAATCAGATTCGCCCATCCCGAATCAGCCCAAATCGATCAAACACGAATTGGCCGCATCGAATGCTCCCATCGATGCCACCTCGAACCAGTCGAACGAACGAGACTCCCATGTTTAA
- a CDS encoding endonuclease/exonuclease/phosphatase family protein, with translation MIRALKTLAIIYLVLLVLVAGLMRSSLNDHWFLTFVLFAPRWVAFLPLVILFPWTWLYHKRLALGYLVHAAIIVFFLLDYQLPLNKPKSVAAEWTLNVLSCNVGGGELDMDGIVQLIEERQIDVLLLQECNHSKAEPLFEKLNWNRQQAPHIVIASPLELGELDVLAWQPADDHKVAAAIGCQLSWPEKESCYLASIHLPTFRPALERLQNFDTELGPDSISEQGDIYRSVVEELANQINEINVPILIGGDFNVPCESVFFTDYWDGFQNSFNLAGTGFGYTKYTRFHGIRIDHVLADQRWTILDCEIGPDLGGDHRPVIVQLARDLAL, from the coding sequence ATGATACGCGCATTGAAGACTTTGGCGATCATCTATCTGGTGCTGTTGGTTCTGGTAGCCGGGTTGATGCGTTCGAGTCTCAATGATCATTGGTTTTTGACCTTCGTGCTCTTTGCGCCACGATGGGTCGCGTTTTTGCCACTGGTGATTTTGTTTCCTTGGACATGGCTGTACCACAAGCGTTTGGCTTTGGGATATTTGGTCCATGCCGCAATCATTGTGTTTTTCTTGTTGGACTATCAGTTACCACTAAACAAGCCAAAGTCGGTTGCCGCGGAATGGACGTTGAACGTGCTCAGTTGTAACGTCGGCGGTGGTGAACTTGATATGGATGGGATCGTTCAGTTAATCGAAGAACGTCAAATCGACGTGTTGCTGCTGCAGGAGTGCAATCATTCCAAAGCAGAGCCTTTGTTCGAAAAGTTGAATTGGAATCGACAGCAAGCACCACACATTGTTATTGCGAGCCCGCTGGAACTTGGCGAATTAGATGTACTCGCTTGGCAACCAGCTGATGATCACAAAGTGGCTGCGGCAATCGGGTGTCAGCTCTCATGGCCAGAAAAGGAAAGCTGCTACCTAGCTTCCATTCATTTGCCCACGTTCCGTCCGGCTTTAGAAAGGTTGCAGAACTTTGATACCGAATTGGGACCCGATTCGATTTCCGAACAGGGAGATATCTACCGATCGGTCGTAGAAGAACTTGCCAATCAGATCAACGAGATCAACGTTCCCATCTTGATCGGGGGTGATTTCAACGTCCCTTGCGAAAGTGTTTTCTTTACGGACTATTGGGACGGATTCCAAAATTCATTCAACCTTGCGGGGACAGGATTCGGATACACCAAGTACACACGATTTCACGGGATTCGCATCGATCATGTTTTGGCGGATCAACGATGGACCATCTTGGATTGTGAGATCGGTCCAGACTTAGGGGGCGACCATCGTCCAGTGATCGTGCAACTTGCCAGAGATCTTGCACTGTGA
- a CDS encoding phenylacetate--CoA ligase family protein, which produces MINWAYRKVVVPGFESGIKRRKTFRYWRELEEHQWWTEDRIKSLQMQRLRELLNYCDSHSVWYRNRWREHGVKLGDVQSLSDLARLPITTRQMVQEHACAIRSTEASLRYVSKSTGGSSGVPLQFVIENDANDRRVAAAFRGYGWAGAEPGTKQSHLWGVRLQKLSQGQRIKEKIYDRMLYRRDLLNSFGITDSNVSSYVQRINRYRPKVLVAYANPLFVLARAMEEQSISVHRPQSIIVGSEKLYDHQRELIERAFGAPVYETYGSREFTLIAAECDRHQGLHVSSENLIVEIVDESGKPCPPGTEGQVLVTDLHNRAMPFIRYAIGDRAIESPEPCGCGRGLPMLAKVTGRQVDLLVLPDGRKIPGIFFPHLIKDFPSVRQFQVVQTERDRVELSLVVTNDWNQTEQAELHRRVADHLGPTVQMRLRFVESIPLTPAGKMRVVIGYPDPKSHPPTRIAS; this is translated from the coding sequence ATGATTAATTGGGCCTATCGAAAAGTCGTCGTTCCTGGGTTTGAGTCCGGAATAAAACGCCGCAAAACGTTTCGCTATTGGCGGGAATTAGAAGAACATCAATGGTGGACCGAAGACCGAATCAAATCGCTGCAAATGCAGCGGCTTCGCGAATTGCTGAACTACTGTGATTCCCATTCGGTTTGGTATCGGAATCGCTGGCGTGAACATGGTGTCAAACTTGGCGACGTACAGTCATTGAGTGATCTCGCTCGGTTGCCAATTACGACTCGCCAGATGGTTCAGGAACACGCTTGTGCGATACGAAGTACAGAAGCAAGCCTTCGTTATGTCTCGAAGTCGACGGGCGGTTCGAGTGGTGTTCCATTGCAGTTTGTCATCGAAAATGATGCCAACGATCGCCGTGTGGCGGCAGCGTTTCGCGGCTACGGGTGGGCTGGTGCCGAACCGGGAACGAAGCAGTCCCATCTGTGGGGCGTCCGCCTACAGAAACTCAGTCAAGGTCAGCGGATCAAGGAAAAGATCTATGATCGTATGCTGTACCGGCGTGACTTGTTGAATAGTTTTGGAATCACGGACAGCAATGTTTCGTCGTATGTCCAGCGGATTAATCGATATCGCCCCAAGGTCCTGGTCGCGTACGCCAACCCACTTTTCGTATTAGCGAGGGCGATGGAAGAACAGTCGATTTCGGTTCACCGACCACAGTCAATCATCGTCGGTTCTGAAAAACTATATGACCATCAAAGAGAATTGATCGAGCGGGCGTTTGGTGCGCCTGTCTATGAGACGTACGGTTCACGCGAATTCACTCTCATTGCGGCGGAATGCGACAGGCACCAAGGTCTTCATGTCAGCTCAGAAAACCTGATTGTCGAGATTGTCGACGAATCGGGAAAGCCTTGTCCTCCGGGGACTGAAGGTCAAGTCTTGGTGACCGATCTGCACAATCGAGCGATGCCCTTCATCCGCTATGCGATCGGTGATCGGGCCATCGAAAGCCCCGAGCCTTGCGGTTGCGGACGAGGCCTACCGATGCTGGCCAAAGTGACAGGGCGACAGGTCGATCTGTTAGTTCTTCCCGATGGTCGGAAGATTCCTGGTATATTCTTTCCACACCTGATCAAAGACTTTCCTTCCGTACGCCAGTTTCAAGTTGTTCAAACGGAGCGTGATCGCGTGGAGTTGAGTTTGGTAGTCACAAATGACTGGAATCAAACGGAGCAAGCAGAATTGCACCGACGGGTCGCGGATCATCTTGGTCCGACGGTCCAGATGCGGCTTCGATTTGTCGAATCGATTCCTTTGACGCCTGCGGGCAAGATGCGCGTCGTGATTGGGTATCCTGATCCGAAGTCCCATCCGCCAACGAGAATCGCGTCATGA
- a CDS encoding glycosyltransferase, translating into MMTKRIAHISLGTDVGGMEKLLVEFAKHIDRTRFELSFISLQKTGRLAEQIETYHWPVHSMNKSDGLKPLLVTKLARKLRRIRPDVVHTHNTAAYVYGVAAAKIAGISRIIHTRHGQRYDHSSRQTMLFRQLSRWVEHIVSVSQDGAKLTVQHDGVSAAKTLTICNGVDLQQFRMPEHRPHGKVVVVARLSPEKDIASLVQAMGLVNQQDPTLNLDIIGDGVERSNLQTLVGDLGLDRTVRFLGLRDDIPDLLASASMFVLPSITEGISLTLIEAMATGLPVIACDVGGNPEVVVNLQSGILVPAGRPQAIADAILHYHGQPEVANRYGIAGRQRVMQKFCVRQMMHAYENLYAKGAA; encoded by the coding sequence ATGATGACCAAGCGAATCGCCCACATATCACTCGGGACCGACGTCGGCGGCATGGAAAAATTGCTGGTCGAGTTTGCTAAACACATCGATCGAACGCGGTTTGAGTTGTCATTCATTTCGCTCCAAAAAACGGGACGCTTAGCTGAGCAAATCGAAACGTATCATTGGCCCGTTCATTCGATGAATAAGAGCGATGGGTTGAAACCGCTATTGGTGACCAAGCTGGCGAGGAAGCTTCGCCGCATCCGTCCTGATGTGGTGCATACCCACAACACCGCGGCATACGTCTACGGAGTCGCGGCGGCAAAGATCGCCGGCATTTCGCGAATCATTCACACTCGACATGGTCAGCGCTATGATCATTCCAGTCGACAAACGATGCTGTTTCGTCAGTTATCTCGCTGGGTCGAGCACATCGTTTCGGTGTCACAAGACGGCGCAAAATTAACGGTCCAACACGACGGCGTCAGTGCGGCAAAGACGCTGACCATTTGCAACGGAGTCGACCTGCAACAATTTCGTATGCCAGAGCATCGTCCACACGGGAAGGTTGTTGTTGTCGCGCGGCTAAGTCCGGAAAAGGATATCGCATCGCTTGTTCAAGCGATGGGGCTTGTCAACCAACAAGATCCAACGTTGAACTTGGACATCATTGGTGATGGGGTCGAACGATCAAATTTGCAGACGCTTGTTGGTGACTTGGGGTTGGACAGGACCGTTCGGTTTCTCGGTTTGCGAGACGACATTCCTGATTTACTTGCTTCCGCATCCATGTTTGTTTTGCCGTCGATCACCGAAGGAATTTCGTTAACGTTGATCGAGGCGATGGCGACGGGGCTTCCCGTGATCGCCTGCGATGTCGGCGGAAATCCTGAAGTCGTCGTGAATTTACAGTCTGGCATTTTGGTACCTGCGGGAAGACCACAGGCCATCGCCGATGCGATTTTGCACTATCACGGTCAACCGGAGGTAGCGAATCGATATGGGATTGCCGGTCGACAGAGGGTGATGCAAAAGTTCTGTGTGCGCCAAATGATGCATGCCTATGAAAATCTTTATGCCAAGGGGGCTGCATAA